The following are encoded in a window of Fretibacter rubidus genomic DNA:
- a CDS encoding YccF domain-containing protein, whose amino-acid sequence MRTIANIFWVILGGWLSALLWILAAILMAISIIGIPWARACVDIAKFSFWPFGSRLVPRAQVTDRNDMGTGGLGLIGNIIWFILGGWYLALSHLVMGLAWCITIIGIPFGVAHFRLSRQALAPIGMMVVPREVAARH is encoded by the coding sequence ATGCGGACAATTGCAAACATATTTTGGGTTATTTTGGGCGGCTGGTTATCGGCCCTGCTATGGATATTGGCGGCCATATTAATGGCGATTAGCATTATCGGTATTCCGTGGGCGCGGGCCTGTGTTGATATTGCCAAATTTTCCTTCTGGCCCTTTGGTTCCCGCCTTGTCCCGCGCGCGCAAGTAACAGATCGGAATGATATGGGCACAGGCGGCTTGGGCCTTATTGGCAATATTATCTGGTTTATTTTGGGCGGATGGTATCTTGCGCTGTCACATTTGGTCATGGGGCTTGCGTGGTGCATCACTATTATCGGCATCCCGTTTGGTGTGGCGCATTTTCGTCTGTCCCGTCAGGCGCTTGCCCCCATCGGCATGATGGTTGTCCCGCGCGAGGTCGCCGCGCGGCATTGA
- a CDS encoding YifB family Mg chelatase-like AAA ATPase, translating into MVARITTVAFEGAEARKVDVQVQILPGKSNFAIVGLADKAVSEARERVRSAFAAVGLQLPFKRLVINLAPADLPKEGAHYDLPIALGVMAAIGAVPADAIADFVAIGELALDGTISPVPGALPAAVCASASNLGLICPEPNGAEAAWAGDLPLLAPHNLIQLINHFKGTQVLSRPKPGEMLEDASLLDMRDVRGQETAKRALEVTAAGGHNMLMVGPPGSGKSMLAARLPGLLPPLEARELLDVSMVHSVAGLLDKGALSRARPYRTPHHSASMAAMVGGGNKAKPGEASLAHCGVLFLDELPEFTAQVLDSLRQPLETGEISVARVNAHVRYPARFQLIAAMNPCRCGTAGADGVACRRGERCAVDYQARISGPFMDRIDIQIDVPAVTPADLALPPSTEGTADIAARVARARSAQLARNGGVTNASLRTDQLDHVAEPDREGRALLTQAAETLGLTARGYHRVLRVARTLADLSGSEHIHRLHIAESLSLRRARRGLNSGTSSRMGSKTSNRSPYSR; encoded by the coding sequence ATGGTTGCCCGTATCACAACAGTCGCCTTTGAAGGGGCCGAAGCGCGCAAGGTTGATGTGCAGGTGCAAATTCTGCCCGGAAAATCTAATTTCGCCATTGTGGGTCTCGCTGACAAAGCGGTGTCAGAGGCGCGCGAGCGGGTGCGCTCTGCTTTTGCCGCAGTTGGACTGCAACTCCCGTTTAAGCGGCTCGTGATTAATCTGGCCCCCGCAGACCTTCCCAAAGAGGGCGCGCATTATGACTTGCCCATTGCGCTGGGCGTTATGGCAGCGATTGGCGCTGTGCCAGCGGACGCGATTGCTGATTTTGTCGCCATTGGAGAGCTGGCGCTGGACGGGACAATTTCGCCTGTGCCGGGGGCGTTACCCGCCGCAGTCTGCGCGAGCGCGTCTAACCTTGGACTAATTTGCCCTGAGCCCAATGGGGCAGAGGCGGCGTGGGCGGGGGATCTTCCTTTGCTCGCGCCGCATAATCTTATTCAACTGATTAATCATTTTAAGGGCACGCAAGTGCTGTCGCGGCCCAAACCCGGTGAAATGCTGGAAGACGCGAGCCTGCTGGATATGCGCGATGTGCGCGGTCAAGAAACGGCTAAACGCGCGCTAGAAGTCACAGCGGCAGGTGGCCATAATATGTTGATGGTCGGACCGCCGGGGTCTGGTAAATCTATGTTGGCAGCACGGTTGCCGGGGCTACTGCCCCCGCTAGAGGCGCGCGAACTGCTTGATGTATCCATGGTGCATTCCGTGGCGGGACTGCTCGATAAAGGGGCCTTGTCGCGCGCACGGCCATACCGCACACCGCACCATAGCGCGTCTATGGCGGCCATGGTCGGCGGCGGGAATAAAGCCAAGCCGGGCGAGGCGTCATTGGCCCATTGCGGGGTGTTATTCCTTGATGAGTTGCCTGAATTTACAGCCCAAGTCTTGGATAGTTTGCGTCAACCGCTAGAGACGGGCGAAATATCCGTGGCGCGGGTCAATGCCCATGTGCGTTATCCAGCACGGTTTCAACTGATTGCCGCCATGAACCCGTGCCGTTGCGGCACGGCCGGCGCGGACGGTGTGGCGTGTCGCCGTGGTGAACGGTGTGCCGTGGATTATCAAGCGCGTATATCTGGCCCCTTTATGGACCGAATTGATATTCAAATTGATGTGCCCGCTGTCACACCCGCTGATTTGGCTTTGCCGCCGTCCACCGAAGGCACAGCAGACATTGCCGCCCGTGTCGCGCGCGCCCGCAGCGCTCAATTAGCCCGAAACGGCGGTGTAACCAATGCTTCCCTGCGCACAGACCAGCTTGACCATGTCGCCGAGCCAGACCGCGAAGGACGCGCCCTTTTGACCCAAGCGGCAGAAACCTTAGGCCTGACCGCGCGCGGTTATCACCGCGTCTTGCGCGTGGCGCGCACTTTGGCTGATTTATCAGGATCAGAACATATTCACCGCTTACACATTGCCGAAAGCTTGTCTTTGCGGCGTGCGCGACGAGGACTAAACTCTGGGACCTCATCGCGTATGGGGTCAAAAACTTCAAATCGCAGTCCTTATTCCCGGTAG
- a CDS encoding endonuclease domain-containing protein, translating to MLRTQLISTARRLRRDATPAEVKLWAALRDFKPVGFHFRRQVPMGDYIVDFACHSAKVVIEVDGEHHALEPQKSKDVQRDHWLTEQGYRVVRYWNDDIMTNLDNLMDALLHTLDTGHTS from the coding sequence ATGCTGCGCACTCAACTTATATCAACTGCTCGCAGACTGCGTCGTGACGCGACTCCAGCCGAAGTAAAGTTGTGGGCGGCGTTGCGAGATTTCAAACCAGTCGGATTTCATTTCCGACGTCAAGTTCCCATGGGGGATTATATTGTTGATTTTGCCTGCCATAGCGCAAAAGTTGTAATTGAAGTTGACGGAGAGCATCACGCGCTTGAGCCGCAAAAGTCTAAAGATGTTCAGCGTGACCACTGGTTAACGGAGCAAGGTTATCGTGTTGTTCGATATTGGAATGATGATATTATGACAAATCTTGATAATCTTATGGATGCATTATTGCACACATTAGACACAGGACACACATCATGA
- a CDS encoding alpha/beta fold hydrolase — protein sequence MIKAIPSTRREYALPPSVGGGGTLSALHFGRVSNPLKLVFIHANGFNAQSYATILEPLGVHAVALDMRGHGFSTLPTTPDNLPNWHVFRDDLLYFCDHYVKAPVVMAGHSFGAVSLILAAKDLGPKCAGYVGFDPVIMPPLLGRLSRLKPTRNFMRKNLPIAARAGRRRDVFDSAEAAFDNYHGRGVFKHMTDDVLRDYLTGGLLPHEGGVQLACAPLWEQAIFCAQGHDTFRAIKSLPEKRQIIFAGKNSPSTESVQAKVRRIVGAQNIHSDDSLDHLFPLHNPMLATDALRAMLQRVALST from the coding sequence ATGATAAAGGCCATCCCATCCACGCGCCGCGAATACGCCTTGCCGCCAAGCGTGGGCGGCGGCGGCACGCTGTCGGCTTTGCATTTTGGTCGGGTGAGCAATCCGCTAAAGCTGGTCTTTATTCATGCCAATGGCTTTAACGCGCAGAGCTATGCGACAATATTAGAGCCGCTGGGGGTGCATGCCGTCGCGCTGGATATGCGGGGTCACGGTTTTTCGACCTTGCCGACGACGCCTGATAATTTGCCCAATTGGCATGTGTTTCGCGATGACCTGCTTTATTTTTGCGACCATTATGTCAAAGCCCCTGTCGTGATGGCGGGACATAGCTTTGGCGCAGTATCCCTCATTTTGGCGGCTAAAGATTTGGGCCCGAAATGCGCAGGTTACGTTGGATTTGACCCGGTGATTATGCCGCCGCTTTTGGGGCGTTTGTCACGGCTAAAACCCACACGCAATTTCATGCGCAAAAATTTGCCCATTGCCGCACGGGCGGGACGACGACGGGATGTCTTTGACAGCGCCGAGGCCGCCTTTGATAATTACCATGGGCGCGGTGTGTTTAAACATATGACGGATGATGTTCTGCGCGATTATTTGACAGGCGGATTATTGCCCCATGAAGGCGGCGTGCAATTGGCGTGCGCACCGTTATGGGAACAAGCCATTTTTTGCGCCCAAGGCCATGATACCTTTCGCGCCATTAAATCCCTGCCAGAAAAGCGCCAGATTATTTTTGCAGGAAAAAACAGCCCATCCACAGAGTCAGTCCAAGCGAAAGTCAGGCGGATTGTGGGGGCGCAAAACATACACAGCGATGACAGTCTTGATCATCTTTTCCCGCTGCATAATCCAATGCTGGCCACAGATGCCTTGCGCGCTATGCTGCAACGTGTTGCGTTAAGTACCTAA
- the pheT gene encoding phenylalanine--tRNA ligase subunit beta: MKFTLSWLKEHLKTDATIDAVVVAMTLAGLEVEGVHNPAEELAAFTIAKVKTAVKHPDADKLKVCTVDTVDGEMQIVCGAPNARAGMTVAYAPMGAYIPGADFSLDKKPRKIRGVESSGMMCSSRELNLGDDHDGIMDLDDSFAMGTPLAEALGVNDPVIDFEVTPNRPDWLGVHGIARDLAAVGLGQLITPAIKPVTGAFPCPVSVEIDAPQACPTFVGRVVRGVKNGPSPKWLQDKLKAIGLRPISTLVDITNYMSYDRDRPLHVYDVAKLSGTIRARMGGNESFTALDDKDYIIGTEDCAIADDSGVLGLGGIMGGVSTGCDDCTTDVFIECAYFDPLTIRKTAKRLGINSDAKYRFERGVDTGFLIDGMEMATQLILDLCGGEASDITVAGDVPAAPEPIMFEPELVTRLTGLELSDDRMDAILTQLGFGVKRQGDVWSVSVPTWRRDAVEGADLVEDIARIHGFHNLEALSLPPLPGRREPTATLLQNRTRLARRALAGRGLSEAITWSFVLQDHAKVFGGGDEALLLDNPISSDLDCMRPSALIHLLLAAQRNADKGYPGASLFELGPVYRGLNPDDQALALAGLRRVDDERHWRGMRIVDALTVKGDATAALSAMGASVDNLQLSKPLGPYWHPGRSGRLQMGPKNILADFGELHPRALKALGIDGRVVAFEVWPENLPAPRKKSASKSKAALALSDLMPVHRDFAFIVKDEVAAGDILKAAKGADKALITDVSLFDIYQGQGVDDGHKSLAIDVTLTPKDATLTDKDIEVVSAKIIAQVGKAGGVLRG; this comes from the coding sequence ATGAAATTCACACTGTCTTGGCTCAAAGAGCATTTAAAAACTGACGCCACAATCGACGCGGTTGTTGTGGCGATGACCCTTGCGGGGCTGGAAGTCGAAGGCGTGCATAACCCTGCCGAAGAGCTGGCGGCGTTTACCATTGCCAAGGTGAAAACAGCCGTAAAGCACCCCGACGCGGATAAGCTAAAGGTTTGCACAGTTGATACCGTTGACGGCGAGATGCAAATTGTCTGCGGTGCCCCCAATGCGCGGGCCGGTATGACGGTGGCCTATGCCCCAATGGGCGCTTATATTCCGGGCGCTGATTTTTCTCTGGATAAAAAGCCGCGCAAAATTCGCGGTGTTGAGAGCTCTGGTATGATGTGCTCCTCGCGAGAGCTTAACCTTGGCGATGATCATGACGGTATTATGGATCTCGATGACAGCTTTGCGATGGGCACACCCTTGGCTGAAGCGCTGGGGGTGAATGATCCCGTAATTGATTTTGAAGTCACGCCGAACCGCCCCGACTGGCTGGGTGTGCACGGCATTGCGCGCGACCTTGCGGCTGTGGGTTTGGGGCAATTAATTACGCCCGCGATTAAGCCCGTGACAGGGGCGTTTCCTTGCCCCGTGAGTGTCGAGATTGATGCGCCGCAGGCCTGCCCCACATTTGTGGGCCGTGTTGTGCGCGGCGTTAAAAACGGCCCGTCTCCGAAATGGCTGCAAGATAAGCTAAAAGCGATTGGCCTACGGCCTATCTCGACGCTGGTCGATATTACCAATTATATGTCCTATGACCGTGACCGTCCGTTGCATGTCTATGATGTCGCCAAGCTGTCAGGCACCATTCGCGCGCGGATGGGAGGTAATGAGAGCTTCACCGCGCTTGATGATAAAGACTATATCATTGGTACTGAGGATTGCGCCATTGCCGATGATAGCGGCGTGCTGGGCCTTGGCGGGATTATGGGCGGTGTCTCCACAGGCTGTGACGACTGCACAACGGACGTCTTTATTGAATGCGCCTATTTTGATCCGCTGACTATTCGTAAAACGGCGAAACGTCTGGGGATTAATTCTGACGCGAAATACCGTTTTGAGCGCGGCGTTGATACAGGCTTCTTGATCGACGGTATGGAAATGGCGACGCAATTAATTCTGGATTTATGCGGCGGCGAGGCTAGCGACATAACTGTCGCGGGCGATGTGCCAGCTGCGCCAGAGCCCATAATGTTTGAACCTGAATTGGTCACGCGCCTAACGGGGTTGGAGCTATCTGATGACCGTATGGACGCCATTTTAACGCAGCTAGGTTTTGGCGTAAAACGCCAAGGTGATGTGTGGAGCGTGTCTGTGCCGACATGGCGGCGTGACGCGGTCGAAGGCGCAGATCTGGTCGAGGATATTGCGCGCATTCACGGCTTTCATAATTTGGAGGCGCTGTCCCTGCCGCCACTGCCCGGACGGCGCGAACCGACAGCGACACTCTTGCAAAACCGCACACGGCTGGCCCGCCGCGCCCTCGCAGGACGCGGCCTGTCAGAGGCGATTACGTGGTCTTTCGTTTTGCAGGACCATGCCAAGGTCTTTGGCGGCGGTGATGAGGCATTGCTGCTTGATAATCCCATTTCATCTGATTTGGATTGCATGCGGCCCTCTGCGCTTATTCATTTACTGCTGGCTGCGCAGCGCAACGCGGACAAAGGCTATCCAGGCGCAAGCCTGTTTGAGCTTGGCCCTGTTTACCGTGGTCTAAACCCTGATGATCAAGCGCTCGCCTTGGCGGGTTTGCGGCGTGTCGATGATGAGCGTCATTGGCGGGGCATGCGCATCGTTGACGCGCTAACGGTGAAAGGCGACGCCACGGCGGCGCTATCGGCGATGGGCGCGTCCGTTGATAATCTACAGCTCTCTAAGCCGTTAGGCCCCTATTGGCATCCGGGGCGGTCTGGGCGCCTTCAAATGGGGCCGAAAAATATCCTCGCTGATTTTGGTGAACTTCACCCGCGCGCGCTCAAGGCGCTGGGCATTGATGGCCGTGTTGTCGCCTTTGAGGTCTGGCCTGAAAACCTACCTGCGCCGCGCAAGAAATCCGCGTCCAAATCCAAAGCGGCTTTGGCGTTGTCAGACTTAATGCCTGTGCACCGCGATTTTGCCTTTATTGTCAAAGACGAGGTCGCAGCGGGCGATATTTTGAAAGCAGCCAAAGGCGCAGACAAAGCGTTGATTACCGATGTGTCGCTATTTGATATCTACCAAGGGCAAGGCGTGGATGATGGTCATAAGTCGCTTGCGATTGATGTGACGCTCACACCAAAAGACGCGACTTTGACCGATAAAGATATCGAAGTCGTCAGCGCCAAGATCATCGCGCAAGTTGGTAAAGCGGGCGGCGTGTTGCGCGGATAG
- the pheS gene encoding phenylalanine--tRNA ligase subunit alpha — MSELDTVKDKFAAQIEAASELRALDDIRVSALGKKGEISAMMAGLGKMSIEEKKVMGPALNGLKRDIAALIEARKTVLEDAALDAALASETMDMSLPVGRAAGTLHPVQQVMEEMAVIFSDMGFSVAEGPDIEDDFHNFTALNFPPGHPARDMHDTFFMKPDADGEQKVLRTHTSPVQIRTMLSEKPPIRIIAPGRTYRCDSDQTHTPMFHQVEGLVIDKGIHMGHLKGVLMDFVSAFFETDVDVQFRPHHFPFTEPSAEMDVRYERDGAAIKIGTGESWMEILGCGMVHPNVLRACNLDPDEYQGFAFGMGVDRLAMLKYGMPDLRDMFAGDTRWLSHYGFDPLLQANMATGLS, encoded by the coding sequence ATGTCAGAGTTAGACACTGTGAAAGATAAATTTGCCGCCCAAATAGAGGCCGCGTCTGAGCTTCGTGCGCTGGATGATATTCGCGTGTCGGCCTTGGGCAAAAAAGGCGAAATTAGCGCCATGATGGCTGGCCTCGGCAAAATGTCGATTGAGGAAAAAAAGGTCATGGGTCCCGCGCTCAACGGGCTAAAGCGCGATATTGCAGCGCTGATTGAAGCGCGCAAAACCGTGCTGGAAGACGCAGCCCTTGATGCGGCATTGGCGAGCGAGACGATGGATATGTCCCTGCCTGTCGGGCGCGCGGCGGGTACGCTCCATCCTGTGCAGCAAGTCATGGAAGAAATGGCCGTTATCTTTTCTGATATGGGATTTTCTGTGGCCGAAGGGCCAGACATTGAAGATGACTTTCATAATTTCACCGCGCTAAACTTTCCGCCCGGCCACCCTGCGCGCGATATGCATGACACATTTTTTATGAAGCCCGATGCGGATGGAGAGCAGAAGGTTCTGCGTACACACACGTCGCCTGTGCAAATTCGCACAATGCTATCTGAAAAACCGCCAATCCGCATCATTGCGCCGGGCCGCACTTACCGCTGTGATAGTGACCAGACGCACACGCCGATGTTCCACCAAGTCGAAGGTCTTGTCATCGACAAAGGCATTCACATGGGCCACCTCAAGGGTGTGTTGATGGATTTTGTCAGTGCATTTTTTGAAACCGATGTGGATGTGCAGTTTCGCCCGCATCACTTCCCCTTTACTGAACCCTCCGCCGAAATGGATGTGCGTTATGAACGTGACGGTGCGGCGATTAAAATCGGCACGGGCGAAAGCTGGATGGAAATCCTCGGCTGCGGCATGGTGCATCCCAATGTGCTGCGTGCGTGCAACCTCGACCCTGATGAATACCAAGGCTTTGCTTTTGGCATGGGCGTCGACCGCCTCGCTATGCTGAAATACGGCATGCCAGATTTGCGCGATATGTTCGCGGGCGACACGCGCTGGCTCAGCCATTACGGTTTCGATCCGTTGTTGCAGGCCAATATGGCAACGGGATTGAGTTAA